A section of the Enterobacter sp. C2 genome encodes:
- a CDS encoding ABC transporter ATP-binding protein: MTIALELEQLKKTYPGGVQALRGIDLKVEAGDFYALLGPNGAGKSTTIGIVSSLVNKTSGRVSVFGYDLQKDVVNAKRQLGLVPQEFNFNPFESVQQIVVNQAGYYGVERSEALIRSEKYLKQLDLWEKRNEKARMLSGGMKRRLMIARALMHEPKLLILDEPTAGVDIELRRSMWGFLKDLNAQGTTIILTTHYLEEAEMLCRNIGIIQHGELVENTSMKSLLAKLKSETFILDLAAKSPLPKLEGYQYRLVDTSTLEVEVLREQGINSVFSQLSAQGVQVLSMRNKANRLEELFVTLVHNKKGDHA, translated from the coding sequence GTAGAAGCGGGCGACTTCTATGCGCTTCTGGGACCCAACGGTGCGGGTAAATCGACCACTATCGGCATCGTCAGCTCGCTGGTAAATAAAACCTCGGGGCGGGTGAGCGTCTTTGGCTACGACCTGCAGAAGGACGTGGTGAACGCCAAACGTCAGCTTGGCCTGGTGCCGCAGGAGTTTAACTTCAACCCGTTTGAGAGCGTGCAGCAGATCGTTGTCAACCAGGCGGGCTACTACGGCGTTGAACGTTCCGAAGCGCTGATCCGTAGCGAAAAGTACCTTAAGCAGCTCGATCTCTGGGAAAAACGCAACGAAAAGGCACGGATGCTCTCCGGCGGGATGAAACGTCGTCTGATGATCGCTCGGGCACTGATGCATGAGCCAAAGCTGCTGATCCTCGACGAACCCACCGCCGGGGTGGACATCGAGCTGCGCCGTTCCATGTGGGGCTTCCTGAAAGATTTGAATGCCCAGGGCACGACCATTATCCTCACCACCCACTACCTGGAAGAGGCGGAGATGCTCTGCCGCAACATCGGTATTATCCAGCACGGTGAGCTGGTGGAGAACACCTCCATGAAGTCGCTGCTGGCCAAGCTGAAATCTGAGACCTTTATCCTCGATCTGGCCGCGAAAAGCCCGCTGCCGAAGCTGGAGGGTTACCAGTACCGGCTGGTGGACACCTCAACCCTGGAAGTTGAGGTGCTGCGCGAGCAGGGGATCAACAGCGTCTTTAGCCAGCTGAGCGCCCAGGGCGTTCAGGTATTAAGTATGCGTAACAAAGCCAACCGTTTAGAAGAGCTGTTTGTCACGCTGGTACACAATAAAAAAGGAGACCACGCATGA
- a CDS encoding ABC transporter permease — MMQLYWVALKSIWHKEIQRFMRIWIQTLVPPVITMTLYFIIFGNLIGSRIGEMHGFTYMQFIVPGLIMMAVITNAYANVASSFFSAKFQRNIEELLVAPVPTHVIIAGYVGGGVARGLCVGVLVTAVSLFFVPFQVHSWLFVGLTLLLTAVLFSLAGLLNAVFAKTFDDISLIPTFVLTPLTYLGGVFYSLTLLPPFWQGLSHLNPIVYMISGFRFGFLGISDVPLVMTVGVLAVFIVGFYLLCWYLIQRGRGLRS; from the coding sequence ATGATGCAGCTCTACTGGGTCGCACTAAAAAGTATCTGGCATAAAGAGATCCAGCGCTTTATGCGCATCTGGATCCAGACCCTGGTTCCGCCAGTGATCACTATGACCCTCTATTTCATCATCTTCGGCAACCTGATCGGGTCGCGGATCGGGGAGATGCATGGCTTCACCTACATGCAGTTTATCGTTCCTGGCCTGATCATGATGGCAGTGATCACCAATGCCTATGCCAACGTCGCCTCGTCGTTTTTCAGCGCCAAGTTCCAGCGTAACATTGAGGAGCTGCTGGTGGCCCCGGTGCCTACCCACGTGATCATTGCTGGCTACGTCGGCGGCGGCGTGGCGCGCGGGCTGTGCGTCGGCGTGCTGGTCACGGCGGTGTCGCTCTTCTTCGTGCCGTTCCAGGTGCATTCATGGCTGTTTGTTGGCCTGACGCTGCTGCTGACGGCGGTGCTCTTCTCGCTGGCGGGCCTGCTGAATGCGGTCTTTGCGAAAACCTTTGATGATATCAGCCTGATCCCGACCTTTGTGCTGACGCCGCTCACCTATCTCGGCGGGGTATTCTACTCTCTGACCCTGCTGCCACCGTTCTGGCAGGGGCTGTCGCACCTTAACCCGATCGTCTACATGATCAGCGGCTTCCGCTTCGGTTTCCTGGGAATTAGCGACGTGCCGCTGGTGATGACCGTCGGCGTGCTGGCGGTGTTTATCGTCGGGTTCTACCTGCTCTGCTGGTATCTGATCCAGCGTGGACGTGGCCTGCGTAGCTAA